From the Acinetobacter wanghuae genome, one window contains:
- a CDS encoding glycerophosphodiester phosphodiesterase, which produces MRIIGHRGARGEAPENTLGGFQYIQDLGIRAVEFDVRQLKDNALIIMHDDDFARTTGQAKPLYECSRDDLNHYNHAVAWSTWNKVEATPLLNQTLNVIQNFDHIEVEVKAVSNEAEAEKITLALEQQLKGFEHSAIITSFDPKIHHALKQQKSQFKRGLLIETDIKHQAIEQAVELGCCQLGWMNQLASADIIKATQNADLKISVWTVNDIERAKELRDLGVQGLITDYPKMMLTHL; this is translated from the coding sequence ATGCGGATCATCGGACATCGTGGTGCGCGTGGCGAAGCACCTGAAAATACCTTAGGCGGCTTTCAATATATTCAAGACCTTGGCATTCGTGCGGTCGAATTTGATGTGCGCCAACTGAAAGACAATGCCTTAATCATTATGCATGATGATGATTTTGCACGTACTACCGGTCAGGCAAAACCACTCTACGAATGTAGTCGAGACGACTTAAACCATTATAATCATGCTGTGGCTTGGTCAACGTGGAATAAAGTCGAGGCCACCCCGCTGTTAAACCAAACTCTCAATGTCATTCAAAATTTTGATCATATTGAAGTCGAAGTCAAAGCGGTGAGTAATGAAGCAGAAGCCGAGAAAATCACTCTCGCGCTTGAGCAGCAACTCAAAGGCTTTGAGCATAGTGCCATTATCACGAGTTTTGACCCTAAAATTCATCACGCTTTAAAACAGCAAAAATCGCAGTTTAAACGCGGGTTATTGATTGAAACTGATATCAAACATCAAGCCATTGAACAAGCGGTTGAACTTGGTTGTTGCCAATTGGGTTGGATGAATCAATTGGCAAGTGCCGACATCATTAAAGCCACACAAAATGCCGATTTAAAGATCAGCGTTTGGACCGTCAATGATATTGAACGTGCCAAAGAGCTTCGAGACTTAGGTGTTCAAGGTCTCATTACCGATTATCCTAAAATGATGCTGACCCATTTATAA
- the queA gene encoding tRNA preQ1(34) S-adenosylmethionine ribosyltransferase-isomerase QueA, which translates to MQLSDFSFNLPDELIARYPLETRSASRLLHLDANGQYHDHHFTDILDLLDEGDLLVLNDTKVMKARLKGKRASGGAVEVLVERMQDAFIAHCHIKASNTPKAGAELFIGPDAVKVTVQGRLENLFIVEFSQPILDVLDQYGALPIPPYFNREAEDIDTERYQTVFNDPTKLASVAAPTASLHFDEALLKKLEEKGIQKTFVTLHVGAGTFLPVRTTDIENHIMHSEWCQVSDESMALIKATKARGNKVIAVGTTATRATESAAQANGGELKGWTGDTQIFIYPGYEFKVVDRLITNFHLPESTLLMLVSALSNRDNILNAYEHAVASQYRFFSYGDAMLIDQAK; encoded by the coding sequence ATGCAACTTTCTGATTTTAGCTTTAATCTCCCTGATGAGCTGATTGCTCGCTATCCCCTTGAAACTCGTAGTGCTTCTCGCCTGCTTCATCTTGATGCCAATGGTCAATATCATGATCATCACTTTACCGATATCTTAGACTTATTGGATGAAGGCGATTTATTGGTCCTTAATGACACCAAAGTCATGAAAGCACGCCTGAAAGGTAAGCGTGCTTCAGGTGGTGCAGTTGAAGTCTTGGTCGAACGTATGCAAGATGCGTTTATCGCACATTGTCATATTAAAGCCAGCAACACCCCGAAAGCAGGTGCTGAACTGTTCATCGGTCCAGATGCCGTTAAAGTCACAGTTCAAGGTCGTCTTGAGAATTTATTTATTGTTGAATTTTCACAACCGATTTTAGATGTTTTAGACCAATACGGCGCGCTGCCTATTCCGCCTTACTTTAACCGTGAAGCAGAAGATATTGACACAGAACGCTATCAAACCGTGTTCAATGATCCAACCAAACTCGCAAGTGTGGCAGCGCCAACCGCGAGTTTGCATTTCGACGAAGCGTTATTGAAAAAGCTTGAAGAAAAAGGCATTCAAAAAACATTCGTGACCTTGCATGTCGGCGCAGGAACCTTCTTACCTGTTCGTACCACAGACATTGAAAATCACATCATGCACAGTGAATGGTGTCAGGTGTCAGATGAATCTATGGCGCTCATTAAAGCCACTAAAGCACGTGGCAATAAAGTCATTGCAGTCGGTACCACAGCAACCCGTGCAACCGAAAGTGCAGCGCAAGCCAATGGCGGTGAACTCAAAGGTTGGACAGGTGATACGCAAATCTTTATCTATCCGGGTTACGAGTTCAAAGTGGTGGATCGTTTGATTACCAACTTCCATTTGCCTGAATCGACATTATTGATGCTGGTGTCTGCATTATCAAACCGTGACAACATCTTAAATGCCTATGAACATGCGGTTGCAAGCCAATATCGTTTCTTCAGTTATGGTGATGCCATGCTGATTGATCAAGCGAAATAA
- a CDS encoding protein adenylyltransferase SelO, whose product MYFNDRYNSLPPRLYDRQTPKPLHGAKAGHFNAALADGLNWSEDDKAQWVEICSGQKIFAEFEPLAMVYAGHQFGQWAGQLGDGRGLLIAQILDKHNNTIDLHLKGAGKTRYSRSGDGRAVLRSTIREYLAGHALNALGVASSNSVGFTSSAQGVQRETLEPGAMMLRTSDCHIRLGHFEWINQFQPDLLPEFTQKCIEWHYPECLDAEQPILSFATKVIQRTAVMISKWQLVGFAHGVMNTDNLNITGSTLDFGPYGFMERFRPNWINNHSDHSGRYTYQNQPSIGHWNLWTWLNTLISLCPNDYNKEQWKQDLAVCLEHYEPTFLEYYKLGLNQKMGLPSFHKDSFDCAMAFLRILQSEQLDYTQSFIRLQNKDYEVIKDDCLDRRAFESFLSQYENIREFQDVEALDADMAKANPQYILRNHMAQKAIELAERDDFSEVERLFNLLSNPFSKQPELERKEDLAPLPSDVPEVMVSCSS is encoded by the coding sequence ATGTATTTTAACGATCGCTATAACAGCCTCCCTCCTCGTCTCTATGACCGCCAAACGCCAAAACCACTACATGGTGCCAAAGCAGGTCATTTTAATGCCGCGCTTGCTGATGGACTAAATTGGTCAGAAGACGATAAAGCACAATGGGTGGAGATTTGTAGCGGGCAAAAAATCTTTGCCGAATTTGAACCTTTAGCGATGGTCTATGCGGGGCATCAGTTTGGTCAGTGGGCAGGACAACTCGGTGATGGTCGCGGGCTCTTGATTGCACAAATTCTAGATAAGCATAACAACACCATCGATTTACATCTAAAAGGTGCTGGTAAAACCCGTTACTCGCGCAGTGGCGATGGTCGTGCGGTGCTGCGTTCTACCATTCGTGAGTATTTAGCAGGTCATGCTTTAAATGCTTTAGGAGTTGCATCAAGCAATTCGGTAGGCTTTACCTCATCGGCTCAAGGCGTGCAACGTGAAACCTTAGAACCCGGCGCAATGATGCTTCGTACATCTGATTGTCATATCCGCTTAGGGCATTTTGAATGGATCAACCAATTCCAACCTGACTTGTTGCCGGAGTTCACGCAAAAATGTATTGAATGGCATTACCCTGAATGTTTAGATGCCGAGCAACCGATTTTAAGTTTTGCCACCAAAGTCATTCAGCGCACTGCCGTGATGATTTCTAAATGGCAGCTCGTTGGTTTTGCGCATGGGGTCATGAATACCGATAATTTAAATATTACAGGTTCTACTTTGGACTTTGGTCCATACGGCTTTATGGAACGTTTCCGCCCAAATTGGATCAACAACCATTCTGATCATTCAGGTCGATATACGTATCAAAACCAACCGAGTATTGGACATTGGAACTTATGGACATGGCTGAATACATTAATTTCACTCTGCCCGAATGACTATAATAAAGAGCAATGGAAACAAGATTTAGCAGTATGTTTAGAGCACTATGAACCGACGTTCTTAGAGTATTACAAGCTCGGTTTAAATCAGAAAATGGGCTTGCCAAGTTTCCATAAAGACAGTTTTGATTGTGCGATGGCATTTTTAAGAATCTTGCAGTCTGAACAACTCGATTACACGCAAAGTTTTATTCGTCTGCAAAATAAAGACTATGAAGTAATCAAAGATGACTGCTTAGACCGCCGTGCTTTTGAAAGTTTCTTAAGCCAATATGAAAACATCCGTGAATTTCAAGATGTTGAAGCATTGGATGCAGACATGGCAAAAGCCAATCCACAGTACATTTTACGTAATCATATGGCGCAAAAAGCGATTGAACTTGCTGAACGTGATGACTTTTCAGAAGTAGAGCGTCTGTTTAATTTACTAAGCAATCCATTTAGCAAACAGCCTGAACTTGAACGTAAGGAAGATTTAGCGCCGTTGCCAAGTGATGTACCTGAAGTGATGGTGAGTTGTTCGTCTTAA
- a CDS encoding cob(I)yrinic acid a,c-diamide adenosyltransferase, producing MGHRLSKIYTRTGDSGTTGLGDGSRVPKDDLRIDALGDVDELNAVIGVLRSQIAISSIADKAKWDKSLSLIQHWLFDLGGEVCIPGFNLVLPVSIEFLENDIDRMNESLPMLKDFILPAGTMVCSLAHQARAVCRRAERSVMSVHARDQNIQAASLQLLNRLSDWLFVASRTLQRSEGGSEVLWQKNIHETIDQ from the coding sequence ATGGGTCACCGTTTAAGTAAAATTTATACCCGCACAGGCGATTCAGGTACCACAGGTCTCGGTGATGGTTCACGCGTGCCAAAAGATGACTTACGTATTGATGCTTTAGGCGATGTCGATGAACTCAATGCCGTGATTGGCGTACTTCGCTCTCAGATTGCGATCAGTAGCATTGCAGACAAAGCCAAGTGGGATAAATCCCTCAGCCTCATTCAACATTGGTTATTCGATTTAGGTGGTGAAGTCTGTATTCCGGGCTTTAATCTTGTTTTACCAGTATCGATTGAATTTTTAGAAAATGACATCGATCGTATGAATGAAAGCTTACCGATGCTGAAAGACTTTATTTTACCTGCGGGAACCATGGTCTGTAGCCTTGCCCATCAAGCACGTGCAGTCTGCCGCCGCGCAGAACGGAGTGTAATGTCTGTACATGCACGTGATCAAAATATTCAAGCAGCTTCACTTCAACTTTTAAACCGATTATCGGATTGGTTATTTGTGGCATCACGTACCTTACAACGCAGCGAAGGCGGTTCAGAAGTGCTTTGGCAAAAAAATATTCATGAGACCATTGATCAATAA
- a CDS encoding META domain-containing protein — protein sequence MPKNKKMHFFFVSMMTCSVLSLWGCQSSSKPSKAQYSTAERPLQVIRSQDGIQNVRLKIIEINGQKAKFFQQEPYLELRASHKLLSGHTGCNPVIGKYTLNTQLLKIDFDARTGHQRCDGALPQEAELIQILNEIQAYKMLGNRIQFLNARGQVLLMTQK from the coding sequence ATGCCTAAAAATAAAAAAATGCATTTTTTCTTTGTGAGTATGATGACCTGTTCTGTCCTTTCTTTATGGGGCTGTCAGTCGAGTTCTAAGCCCTCAAAAGCACAGTATTCAACAGCTGAACGTCCTTTACAGGTCATACGAAGTCAGGATGGTATTCAAAATGTCCGTTTAAAAATTATTGAAATAAACGGACAAAAAGCGAAATTTTTTCAGCAAGAACCTTACCTCGAATTAAGGGCCAGCCATAAGCTGTTAAGTGGACATACTGGCTGTAATCCTGTGATTGGTAAGTACACATTGAATACACAATTGCTCAAAATTGACTTTGATGCGCGTACTGGCCATCAGCGTTGTGATGGCGCGCTGCCGCAAGAGGCCGAACTCATTCAGATCCTCAATGAAATTCAGGCTTATAAGATGCTAGGTAACCGCATTCAATTCTTAAATGCACGGGGTCAGGTCCTATTAATGACTCAAAAATAG
- a CDS encoding MmcQ/YjbR family DNA-binding protein: MTLHKLASSTASKLPEVTMTQPFGDGCDVFKVMDKVFMLSFYLQGKAAINLKVTPDHGAMLRDIYPYIRTGWHMNKQHWISIYADDVLDESLVEDLVLNSYELVVAKLKKAERMRIEVLRSVE; the protein is encoded by the coding sequence ATGACTTTACATAAACTCGCATCATCAACAGCATCGAAACTGCCTGAAGTGACAATGACACAGCCATTTGGTGATGGTTGTGATGTGTTTAAAGTCATGGATAAAGTGTTTATGCTGTCTTTTTATTTACAAGGCAAAGCAGCAATTAACTTAAAAGTCACACCTGATCATGGTGCAATGCTGAGAGATATTTACCCATATATCCGAACAGGTTGGCATATGAATAAGCAGCATTGGATCTCAATCTATGCAGATGATGTGCTAGATGAGTCTTTGGTAGAAGATTTGGTGCTCAACTCTTATGAATTGGTGGTGGCGAAACTAAAGAAAGCGGAACGGATGAGAATTGAAGTTTTAAGATCAGTTGAATAA
- a CDS encoding fatty acid desaturase → MNAPLPQAPVNWVAVFALVFLPIVAIIAIPFYAYHHDFSLAAWISMFVLLGVSSLGITAGYHRLWAHRAYEATLPLKIILMIMGTFAVQNSILYWGSGHRTHHRHVDDTEKDPYSINNGFWYAHLGWMLRDYPAAAPNYKNAPDLLNDPVVMFQDKYYVPLVIAVHAAILLPIGWAVGDIGGVLLLGGLVRLILSHHVTFFINSLCHMWGSRPYTDENTARDNFWLAIATWGEGYHNYHHIFQYDYRNGVKWWQYDPTKWLIWTCSKLGLAKNLRRIPSFNIKKAELAMKFKYAEQDLAIIYGLNMSDDIAQVKGNIAKEYDAFTQTLNDWTKLKEKEIQAKKAAVAEKIHDMDEKLKVEFQQVEQRLSEHRETLNQLLRNLKKTAA, encoded by the coding sequence ATGAATGCTCCCCTACCTCAAGCCCCAGTGAACTGGGTCGCTGTTTTTGCTTTGGTTTTTTTACCTATTGTTGCAATTATTGCGATTCCGTTCTATGCGTATCACCATGATTTTAGCCTTGCGGCTTGGATCAGTATGTTTGTTTTACTTGGCGTGAGTAGCTTAGGTATTACAGCGGGATACCATCGTCTTTGGGCACATCGTGCTTATGAAGCAACCTTACCATTAAAAATCATCCTGATGATTATGGGTACATTTGCAGTGCAAAACAGTATCTTGTATTGGGGTTCGGGTCACCGTACGCATCATCGTCATGTCGATGATACCGAGAAAGATCCGTATTCAATTAATAATGGTTTTTGGTATGCACATTTAGGTTGGATGCTTCGTGATTATCCTGCAGCAGCGCCTAATTATAAAAATGCACCCGATTTACTTAACGACCCTGTCGTTATGTTCCAAGACAAATATTATGTGCCACTTGTGATTGCGGTACATGCAGCTATTTTGTTGCCAATTGGTTGGGCTGTCGGCGATATTGGTGGCGTATTATTACTTGGTGGTTTGGTTCGTCTTATTTTAAGCCATCACGTGACTTTCTTTATTAACTCACTGTGTCATATGTGGGGTTCACGTCCATATACAGACGAAAACACTGCACGTGATAACTTCTGGCTTGCGATTGCAACATGGGGTGAGGGTTATCATAATTATCATCATATCTTCCAATACGACTATCGTAACGGTGTGAAATGGTGGCAATATGACCCAACAAAATGGCTCATTTGGACCTGCTCTAAACTCGGTTTGGCAAAAAATTTACGCCGTATTCCAAGCTTTAATATTAAAAAAGCTGAGCTTGCCATGAAGTTTAAATATGCCGAGCAAGATCTAGCGATTATTTATGGTTTAAATATGAGCGATGATATTGCTCAAGTGAAAGGTAATATTGCCAAAGAATACGATGCCTTTACGCAAACTTTAAATGATTGGACCAAACTGAAAGAGAAAGAAATCCAAGCGAAGAAAGCTGCTGTAGCAGAAAAAATTCACGATATGGATGAAAAACTTAAAGTTGAATTCCAACAAGTTGAACAGCGTTTATCAGAACATCGTGAGACACTGAATCAGTTGCTCCGTAACCTGAAAAAAACTGCAGCTTAA
- a CDS encoding amino acid permease codes for MNNESPTLQRRLKNRHIQLIAMGGAIGTGLFLGSAHIIQSAGPSIILGYLIGGLIAFLIMRQLGEMIVHEPVTGSFSYFAFKYWGKFPGFLTGWNYWVLYILVAMTELTAIGKYINYWWPQVPAWLSVLVFFVAVTLANLANVKMYGESEFWLSLIKVIAIISMIIFGIYLLVTADVNSTASISNLWAHGGFFPNGFDGLFYMLAFMMFAFGGIELISMAAAETENPDQNIPRAVNQTVIRVFLFYICSLAVLLSLVPWNQLSLGDLDHSPFVMIFSQMGIEWAAHLLNFIILTASLSVCNSGMYANSRMLMGLAEQGNAPKLFKQVNKQGTPVAAVLFSALLIFSCVILNYFVPEKALSYLIYIVVAAAVLNWMMISLIHLKFRQAIKVQDIRTKFPAIFAPLTNYFVLAFMLMILYIMWTQGFMLSVLMLPVWIILLFVLFKISSKNI; via the coding sequence TTGAACAATGAATCGCCTACACTTCAGCGCCGTCTAAAGAATCGTCATATTCAACTCATCGCCATGGGCGGTGCAATTGGTACAGGACTTTTCTTAGGTTCAGCACATATTATCCAATCCGCTGGTCCTTCCATTATTTTGGGCTACTTAATTGGTGGTTTGATTGCATTTCTAATTATGCGCCAATTGGGCGAGATGATTGTGCATGAGCCTGTAACTGGTTCATTTAGTTATTTTGCCTTCAAATATTGGGGTAAATTTCCAGGCTTTCTGACCGGTTGGAATTATTGGGTTTTGTATATTTTGGTCGCCATGACTGAACTGACCGCCATTGGGAAATATATCAACTATTGGTGGCCACAGGTTCCGGCATGGCTGTCGGTATTGGTTTTCTTTGTGGCAGTGACGCTTGCCAATTTAGCCAATGTCAAAATGTATGGTGAATCTGAATTCTGGCTCTCATTGATTAAAGTGATTGCCATTATTTCAATGATTATTTTCGGCATCTATCTGTTAGTCACCGCAGATGTGAATTCGACTGCTTCAATAAGCAACCTGTGGGCGCATGGCGGATTTTTCCCGAATGGCTTTGATGGGCTATTCTATATGCTCGCCTTTATGATGTTTGCTTTTGGCGGCATTGAGCTGATTAGTATGGCGGCAGCGGAAACTGAAAATCCAGATCAAAATATTCCACGTGCAGTCAATCAAACCGTGATTCGGGTGTTCTTATTTTATATCTGCTCACTGGCAGTTTTATTGTCACTCGTTCCTTGGAATCAACTCAGTTTAGGTGATTTAGACCACAGTCCTTTTGTGATGATTTTTAGTCAAATGGGCATCGAATGGGCGGCGCATTTACTAAATTTTATTATTTTAACGGCATCACTTTCGGTATGTAACAGTGGGATGTATGCCAATAGCCGTATGTTGATGGGACTTGCAGAGCAGGGCAATGCACCAAAATTATTTAAGCAAGTGAACAAGCAAGGTACACCTGTTGCTGCGGTATTGTTCTCGGCATTACTCATTTTTAGTTGCGTCATTCTGAATTACTTTGTGCCTGAAAAAGCATTGAGTTATCTGATTTATATCGTGGTTGCAGCTGCGGTGTTAAATTGGATGATGATTAGTTTAATTCATTTGAAATTTAGACAAGCGATAAAAGTGCAAGATATCCGCACCAAGTTTCCTGCCATCTTTGCGCCATTGACCAACTACTTTGTTTTAGCATTTATGTTGATGATTTTATACATTATGTGGACGCAGGGTTTTATGTTGTCGGTGTTGATGTTGCCGGTTTGGATTATCTTGTTGTTTGTGTTGTTTAAAATATCGTCTAAAAATATATAG